In one Falsibacillus pallidus genomic region, the following are encoded:
- a CDS encoding GRP family sugar transporter, with amino-acid sequence MDILLALIPSLCWGSIVLFNVKLGGGPYSQTLGTTFGALIFSIVIFLFVHPAMSPFIFLIGAISGVFWAVGQSNQLKSIALMGVSKTMPISTGMQLVATALFGVIVFHEWSTKMTIILGSAAILSIIIGTILTSLKGEDDDSNPGQLKKGIFILLISTAGYLVYVVVIRFFDINSWSALLPQAVGMVIGGILLTFRHKPFNKYAIKNIIPGLIWATGNLFLFISQPKVGVATSFTLSQMGIIIATFGGIILLGEKKTKKQLIGIIIGSIFIVLGAVLLGIAKTR; translated from the coding sequence ATGGATATTTTGTTGGCTCTGATCCCATCGCTGTGTTGGGGGAGCATTGTGCTTTTTAATGTAAAGCTTGGAGGTGGACCGTATAGCCAGACGCTTGGGACGACGTTTGGAGCGCTGATTTTTTCCATTGTCATCTTTCTGTTTGTGCATCCGGCCATGTCTCCATTTATCTTTTTAATCGGAGCGATTTCCGGGGTTTTCTGGGCCGTTGGGCAAAGCAATCAGCTCAAAAGCATCGCGTTGATGGGCGTCTCCAAGACGATGCCGATTTCAACCGGTATGCAGCTGGTCGCAACCGCGTTGTTTGGTGTGATTGTTTTCCATGAATGGTCAACGAAAATGACAATCATCCTGGGTTCAGCGGCGATTCTTTCCATTATCATCGGGACGATTTTAACAAGTCTGAAAGGTGAGGACGATGATTCGAATCCTGGTCAGCTGAAGAAAGGTATTTTCATTTTATTGATTTCAACCGCGGGCTATTTGGTATATGTCGTCGTCATTCGATTTTTTGATATCAATAGCTGGTCTGCGCTCTTGCCTCAGGCTGTCGGGATGGTCATCGGTGGAATTCTTTTGACCTTCAGGCATAAGCCGTTTAATAAATACGCGATTAAAAATATCATCCCTGGGTTGATCTGGGCGACAGGGAATCTGTTTTTATTCATTTCACAGCCGAAAGTCGGAGTGGCAACGAGCTTCACGCTTTCGCAGATGGGGATTATCATCGCGACTTTTGGCGGGATCATTCTTTTAGGCGAGAAGAAAACGAAGAAGCAATTGATCGGCATCATCATCGGAAGTATTTTCATTGTGCTTGGTGCTGTTTTACTTGGAATTGCAAAAACCCGATAA
- the gdh gene encoding glucose 1-dehydrogenase, translating into MYEDLKGKVVVITGAATGLGASMAERFGKEGAKVVINYYNQPEKADEVKENVEKAGGEAVTCQADVTKEEDVVNLIQTAVKEFGKLDILINNAGIENPVDSHEMPLKDWNKVLDTNLTGAFLGCREALKYFVENEVKGNIINMSSVHEVIPWPKFVHYAASKGGIKLMSETLALEYAPKGIRVNNIGPGAMNTPINAEKFADPEQRKEVESMIPMGYIGKPEEVANVAAWLASEQASYVTGITLFVDGGMTKYPAFMGGRG; encoded by the coding sequence ATGTATGAAGATTTAAAAGGAAAAGTAGTTGTAATTACGGGAGCTGCAACGGGGCTGGGCGCTTCGATGGCAGAGCGTTTTGGAAAAGAAGGGGCGAAAGTCGTCATCAATTATTACAATCAGCCGGAGAAAGCGGATGAAGTGAAGGAGAACGTTGAGAAGGCCGGCGGTGAGGCGGTTACTTGCCAGGCGGATGTGACGAAGGAAGAGGACGTCGTTAATTTGATTCAGACGGCGGTCAAGGAATTCGGCAAGCTTGATATCCTTATTAATAATGCCGGAATCGAAAATCCGGTCGATTCTCACGAAATGCCGCTTAAGGATTGGAATAAGGTGCTCGATACGAACTTGACGGGGGCTTTCCTGGGATGCAGGGAAGCGCTGAAATACTTTGTGGAAAATGAAGTGAAAGGCAATATCATCAATATGTCGAGTGTGCATGAGGTTATCCCATGGCCTAAATTTGTCCACTATGCGGCAAGTAAAGGCGGGATCAAATTGATGTCAGAGACGCTTGCGCTTGAATACGCGCCAAAAGGCATCCGCGTGAACAACATCGGACCAGGGGCGATGAATACGCCGATCAACGCCGAGAAATTTGCCGATCCTGAGCAGCGCAAAGAAGTTGAAAGCATGATTCCGATGGGCTACATCGGGAAGCCGGAAGAAGTGGCCAATGTCGCCGCATGGCTCGCATCCGAACAGGCAAGCTATGTAACAGGGATCACCCTATTCGTCGACGGCGGAATGACCAAATACCCGGCATTCATGGGTGGAAGAGGATAA
- a CDS encoding class I SAM-dependent methyltransferase, with translation MHNSEDIYSHSDVLKMLDSLLREPAPFWNEFYTNREKNIPFFANIPDENLVSYFDSGLLTPGKVLELGAGPGRNAFYLAQKGSEVDAVDLSKEAIKWGKERASESKLPVNFIQGDIFELEIEKNSYDIIYDSGCFHHIAPHRRMSYLDLLQKALKPGGYFAITCFAAGGQYGGSEISDWEVYRLRSLKGGLGYTEERLKTIFSGFQLIEMRKMEPMEEGNPTFGIQDMWTALFQK, from the coding sequence ATGCACAATTCCGAAGATATTTACAGCCATTCCGATGTACTAAAAATGCTCGATTCACTCCTGCGTGAACCCGCGCCATTCTGGAATGAATTCTACACAAACCGAGAGAAGAATATCCCTTTCTTCGCCAATATTCCGGATGAAAATTTGGTGAGCTATTTTGATAGTGGTCTACTTACGCCAGGAAAAGTACTTGAACTAGGAGCTGGTCCAGGCAGGAACGCTTTCTACTTAGCACAGAAAGGCAGTGAAGTAGATGCAGTGGACCTGTCGAAAGAGGCTATAAAATGGGGGAAAGAGCGAGCATCAGAATCAAAACTGCCAGTCAACTTCATTCAAGGGGATATTTTCGAGCTGGAAATTGAGAAAAATTCCTACGATATCATTTATGACTCAGGCTGCTTTCATCACATTGCTCCACACCGGAGAATGAGCTATCTCGACTTGCTTCAGAAAGCCTTAAAACCAGGCGGATACTTTGCCATCACTTGTTTTGCGGCTGGCGGACAATACGGCGGATCTGAAATATCCGATTGGGAAGTCTACAGATTGAGAAGTCTAAAAGGCGGATTAGGCTACACGGAAGAACGGCTAAAAACCATCTTCAGCGGCTTCCAACTGATCGAAATGCGCAAAATGGAACCCATGGAAGAAGGAAATCCCACATTCGGCATCCAAGACATGTGGACAGCCCTCTTCCAAAAATAA
- a CDS encoding YybH family protein — MEAVFTKVQDVLDNYQKAVHEQDVEKFVSTYAEDVHIFDCWGKWECEGAESWRASVVDWFNGLKAEEVTLKVLFSDTVIEESGELAFIHSNVTFAAHNAADEKLRQMTNRFTFGLKRADGEWKVTHEHSSLPISMETGKGMFNLK, encoded by the coding sequence ATGGAAGCAGTTTTTACAAAGGTTCAAGATGTTTTGGATAATTATCAAAAGGCGGTTCATGAGCAGGATGTCGAGAAATTTGTTTCGACTTATGCAGAAGATGTCCACATATTCGACTGTTGGGGCAAGTGGGAATGCGAAGGGGCTGAGAGTTGGAGAGCATCTGTGGTAGATTGGTTCAATGGGCTGAAGGCGGAAGAGGTAACTCTGAAGGTACTGTTTTCGGATACGGTTATTGAAGAGAGCGGTGAACTTGCATTTATCCACAGCAATGTGACCTTTGCGGCGCATAATGCAGCTGACGAAAAGCTGCGTCAAATGACCAACCGATTTACATTCGGACTCAAAAGAGCGGATGGAGAGTGGAAGGTCACGCATGAACATTCCTCCTTGCCTATCAGCATGGAGACCGGCAAAGGGATGTTCAACCTGAAGTGA
- a CDS encoding HAD family hydrolase, translating to MNVRAVFIDMDGTLLNASNYISRRNSEAIHSLVSQGVMVFLATGRHYEVTAPYHKELGLQTPMICLNGASIHDGDTGKAMQMKTVQLNDERFHQLTAESPCNVIVHTADGLFCKESNEEIDYWTEIGKVEPRYIGDLRKTAYQNVLKYSVLTGSPSLELSAMFNKEAEVIDWNDGFELIATNVSKWAAIKSVLIENGISPSEAVAIGDGPNDIQMLSQIGTGVAMGNASEQVKAAADFVTGHHEQDGLAQFIERFLLKSYAI from the coding sequence ATGAATGTGCGTGCAGTATTTATTGATATGGATGGTACATTGCTGAATGCCTCAAACTACATTTCCCGCCGAAATTCTGAAGCAATTCACAGCCTAGTTTCACAAGGGGTGATGGTCTTTCTAGCCACTGGCCGCCACTATGAAGTCACCGCTCCCTACCATAAAGAATTGGGATTACAGACCCCCATGATCTGTTTAAATGGCGCTTCCATACATGATGGAGATACAGGAAAAGCTATGCAAATGAAAACAGTACAGCTGAACGATGAACGCTTTCACCAGTTGACAGCTGAAAGTCCTTGCAATGTCATTGTCCACACAGCAGATGGACTCTTTTGTAAAGAATCAAATGAAGAAATCGATTATTGGACGGAAATCGGAAAAGTCGAACCGAGGTACATTGGAGACTTAAGAAAAACAGCTTATCAAAATGTTCTTAAATATAGTGTTCTTACGGGTTCACCAAGTCTTGAACTATCAGCTATGTTTAACAAGGAAGCAGAAGTCATTGATTGGAATGACGGGTTTGAATTGATTGCTACCAATGTTTCCAAATGGGCGGCGATTAAAAGCGTGCTTATCGAAAATGGAATAAGTCCAAGTGAAGCAGTAGCCATTGGCGATGGACCCAATGATATTCAAATGCTGAGCCAGATTGGCACCGGAGTAGCCATGGGGAACGCCAGCGAACAAGTCAAAGCAGCAGCAGATTTTGTAACAGGTCACCACGAACAAGACGGATTAGCCCAGTTCATCGAACGCTTTCTCCTAAAATCATATGCCATATAA
- a CDS encoding alcohol dehydrogenase catalytic domain-containing protein yields the protein MEHDSLVLVGKKDLRWMTKSLDELNDDEMLVRTIAGAVSIGAELPQYMETDLTETAPVYPKETGYENYGEVIRVGNEVSSFKAGDRVVASFGHKDYGIVKECKAISVPKDIHYSDALLAILSCDAAKGVLKLNPKPTDKVLVSGMGTMGLLTVFFLKEYSKVQHIDVLDPDLTRVGLAKRLGANRIYHDSTECTDGDYNFGIECSGYNEAFQTLQESVQTHGEICILSDGNKQKFELHPPFYEKELKIVGSSDGWNYHKHAEWYFNRVKEGNLSVSKLFELEIDKQELIKCFRELSDGKINPVKVLVKY from the coding sequence ATGGAACATGATTCTTTAGTTTTGGTTGGAAAGAAGGATTTAAGGTGGATGACAAAGAGTTTGGATGAACTTAATGATGATGAGATGTTAGTAAGAACGATTGCAGGAGCAGTTAGTATCGGGGCTGAACTACCGCAATATATGGAGACGGATTTGACTGAAACAGCTCCCGTTTACCCAAAGGAAACCGGATATGAAAATTATGGAGAAGTAATAAGGGTCGGAAATGAAGTTTCTTCTTTCAAAGCGGGAGACAGAGTGGTTGCATCTTTTGGCCACAAGGATTATGGAATTGTAAAAGAGTGTAAAGCGATTTCTGTTCCAAAGGACATCCATTATTCAGATGCTTTACTGGCGATATTGTCTTGTGATGCTGCGAAAGGTGTCCTTAAGCTGAATCCGAAACCGACAGATAAGGTATTGGTATCTGGCATGGGGACAATGGGTTTGCTGACGGTATTTTTTTTGAAGGAATATAGCAAGGTTCAGCACATTGATGTATTGGATCCAGATCTAACAAGAGTTGGGTTAGCCAAACGTTTGGGTGCCAATCGTATTTATCATGATTCCACTGAATGCACGGACGGAGATTACAATTTCGGAATCGAGTGTTCCGGTTACAATGAAGCTTTTCAAACGCTGCAGGAATCAGTTCAGACACATGGAGAAATTTGCATTCTATCTGATGGAAATAAACAGAAATTTGAACTCCACCCACCCTTTTATGAGAAGGAATTGAAAATTGTAGGATCCAGTGATGGCTGGAATTATCATAAACACGCAGAATGGTATTTTAATAGGGTGAAAGAGGGAAACCTCTCTGTCAGTAAATTGTTTGAATTAGAAATCGACAAACAAGAGTTAATTAAATGCTTTAGAGAATTGAGTGACGGAAAAATAAATCCTGTAAAAGTGCTTGTTAAGTATTGA
- a CDS encoding bifunctional metallophosphatase/5'-nucleotidase, whose protein sequence is MKKWLTIIHTNDLHAEYDQAVRQTAYIKRRVAELEARGESYLLVDGGDHLDMSINECLVTRGKLHLNMLKETGYHAMSVGNNELLRSTPDLIREHSLETPVPWLMLNLVEGDGTPIGGMRETLMMTLENGMKIGLFGATDQFGDLYENKHGFRNLDTIQAVKNAVAELKEQGADFIIFLSHLGYEADLTNAKELIGLVDVVVGGHSHTVLQTPVMESGMLIVQAGSHGKFVGELKLEVNFENGKHQIEAYDGKLVEIHSDSEADLDMEAIVEKGREETDEFLSEVLFESSEPLSHRDVVQLMAESVRSFWEAEVGIMYGGAAVEGLGTGEITKGDVLTVCKSMHSPVLMELTGDQIAGLVADSLKEEITSKLVYGNGFRPHGISIGSLAFSGLEWTFRDGVISDIRINGETLRNEQVYTVGSGSPMLYEEVCGYSSVKGNRLLKVENILMVKDVFMRYLTGQGDRFLVPSMN, encoded by the coding sequence GTGAAGAAGTGGTTGACGATTATACATACGAATGATCTTCATGCTGAGTATGACCAGGCTGTCAGGCAGACTGCTTATATTAAGAGGCGTGTGGCGGAGCTTGAGGCTCGTGGTGAGAGTTATTTATTGGTTGATGGCGGGGATCATTTGGATATGAGCATCAATGAGTGTCTGGTGACTAGGGGAAAGCTTCATTTGAACATGCTTAAAGAGACGGGCTATCATGCCATGTCTGTTGGGAATAATGAGTTGCTTCGTTCGACGCCTGATTTGATAAGGGAGCATAGTCTCGAGACGCCTGTGCCATGGTTGATGTTGAATCTCGTTGAGGGTGATGGGACGCCTATTGGCGGTATGCGGGAAACCCTTATGATGACTTTAGAAAACGGGATGAAGATTGGACTTTTCGGGGCCACAGACCAATTCGGGGATCTTTATGAAAATAAGCATGGGTTTCGGAATCTGGATACCATTCAAGCAGTCAAGAATGCAGTGGCGGAATTAAAAGAACAAGGTGCGGATTTCATTATTTTTCTTTCGCATCTGGGGTATGAAGCTGATTTAACGAACGCAAAGGAATTGATCGGCTTAGTGGATGTGGTTGTCGGCGGGCACAGTCATACAGTTCTGCAGACTCCTGTTATGGAATCTGGGATGTTGATCGTCCAGGCAGGATCCCACGGAAAATTTGTGGGGGAACTGAAGCTGGAAGTGAATTTTGAAAATGGAAAGCATCAGATTGAGGCATACGATGGGAAATTAGTAGAAATCCACTCAGATTCGGAGGCGGATCTGGATATGGAAGCCATCGTGGAAAAGGGCCGCGAGGAAACGGATGAATTTTTATCAGAAGTATTGTTCGAATCGAGTGAACCGCTGTCGCACAGGGATGTCGTTCAACTGATGGCGGAAAGCGTCCGCAGCTTCTGGGAGGCTGAGGTTGGAATTATGTATGGGGGAGCTGCCGTAGAAGGGTTGGGTACCGGCGAAATCACAAAAGGGGATGTACTGACTGTCTGCAAAAGTATGCACTCCCCGGTGTTGATGGAGCTGACCGGAGATCAAATCGCTGGATTGGTAGCAGATAGTTTGAAAGAAGAAATCACAAGCAAGCTAGTATATGGCAACGGCTTCCGTCCGCATGGAATATCGATAGGTTCACTGGCGTTCTCGGGTTTGGAGTGGACATTTCGTGATGGAGTGATATCCGACATCAGAATAAACGGAGAAACTCTGCGGAATGAGCAAGTTTACACAGTAGGATCGGGGTCGCCCATGCTGTACGAAGAAGTCTGCGGATATTCCTCCGTCAAAGGGAATAGATTACTAAAAGTCGAAAACATATTAATGGTAAAAGACGTATTTATGCGGTATCTGACGGGACAGGGGGACAGGTTCCTCGTCCCATCTATGAACTGA